A single window of Stigmatopora nigra isolate UIUO_SnigA chromosome 22, RoL_Snig_1.1, whole genome shotgun sequence DNA harbors:
- the LOC144215953 gene encoding LIM/homeobox protein Lhx2-like — MDILAFRSEENSYNILPSAATMLFHGLPGGDVHGVVEEMDRRGKSESAAISSAIDMGESETAMPCITTERVALCAGCGRKIADRYYLLAVDKQWHMRCLKCCECKLNLESELTCFSKDGSIYCKEDYYRRFSVQRCARCHLGISASEMVMRARDLVYHLNCFTCTTCSKMLTTGDHFGMKDNLVYCRLHFETLIQGDYQTHFNHADVVLNKGLSPANTLGLSYFNGVGTVQKGRPRKRKSPGPGAELAAYNAALSCNENDSESMDRDSQYSSSQKTKRMRTSFKHHQLRTMKSYFAINHNPDAKDLKQLAQKTGLTKRVLQVWFQNARAKFRRNLLRQESTGGDKTSDGSTLQGGTPSGPASEISNASMSPSSTPTTLTDLTNPTMPTVTSVLTSVGGGMDVHECRSPSQTTLTSLF, encoded by the exons ATGGACATCTTGGCTTTTAGATCTGAAGAGAATAGTTATAATATTCTCCCATCGGCTGCAACCATGCTTTTCCACGGCCTCCCCGGAGGCGACGTGCACGGCGTGGTGGAAGAAATGGACCGCAGAGGAAAGAGCGAATCAGCGGCCATCAGTTCAGCCATCGATATGGGCGAGTCGGAGACG GCCATGCCGTGCATAACAACCGAGCGCGTGGCCTTGTGCGCAGGCTGCGGGAGAAAGATCGCCGACCGCTACTACCTGCTGGCCGTGGACAAGCAGTGGCATATGCGCTGTCTCAAGTGCTGTGAGTGCAAACTCAACCTGGAGTCTGAACTCACCTGCTTCAGCAAAGATGGCAGCATCTACTGCAAGGAGGACTATTACAG AAGATTTTCGGTGCAGAGATGCGCAAGGTGCCATCTCGGTATTTCTGCCTCGGAGATGGTGATGCGAGCCCGGGACCTGGTCTACCACCTCAACTGCTTCACCTGCACTACTTGCAGCAAGATGCTGACCACCGGGGACCACTTTGGCATGAAGGACAATCTGGTGTACTGTCGGCTGCACTTTGAGACGCTCATCCAAGGGGACTATCAGACACATTTTAACCACGCAGATGTGGTGCTGAACAAAGGCCTGAGCCCGGCCAACACGCTCGGACTATCCTACTTTAACGGGGTAGGAACAGTGCAGAAAGGCCGGCCAAGGAAGAGGAAGAGCCCTGGACCTGGAGCAGAGCTGGCAGCTTATAATGcag CACTGAGTTGCAATGAGAATGACAGCGAGTCCATGGACAGGGACTCCCAATATAGCAGCAGTCAGAAGACTAAGCGAATGAGGACGTCCTTCAAGCACCACCAGCTGAGAACCATGAAGTCCTACTTTGCCATCAACCACAACCCAGACGCCAAGGACCTCAAACAGCTTGCTCAGAAGACAGGCCTCACCAAGCGGGTTTTACAG GTGTGGTTCCAAAATGCTCGGGCCAAATTCAGAAGGAATCTTTTGAGACAAGAAAGCACTGGTGGAGACAAGACGTCCGACGGATCCACACTGCAGGGTGGCACGCCGTCAGGGCCAGCCTCTGAAATATCAAATGCCTCCATGAGCccttccagcacccccaccaccctcACAGACTTAACTAACCCTACAATGCCCACAGTCACCTCTGTGCTCACCTCAGTCGGGGGCGGCATGGATGTCCATGAGTGTAGGAGCCCATCACAGACCACACTGACTAGCCTTTTCTGA